A region of Cataglyphis hispanica isolate Lineage 1 chromosome 6, ULB_Chis1_1.0, whole genome shotgun sequence DNA encodes the following proteins:
- the LOC126850550 gene encoding H/ACA ribonucleoprotein complex subunit 2-like protein isoform X2 has protein sequence MQEEISMEVDESIVKEENIDAPEISYEEKLQLVNAIAKPIAPKKLTKKIYKCIKKASKHKTYLRNGLKDVQKHLRKGETGLVVFAGDVYPIEIMCHLPVVCEDKNIPYCFTPSRLDIGTAMGVKRGSLMVLIKEHPDYKDLLD, from the exons atGCAGGAGGAAATCAGTATGGAGGTTGATGAGAGTAtagtaaaagaagaaaacatcGATGCTCCAGAGATTAGCTATGAGGAAAAGCTACAGCTTGTGAATGCTATTGCCAAACCTATAGCACCTAAGAAACTAACCAAAAAGatctataaatgtataaagaaaG caTCCAAGCACAAGACATACCTGCGCAATGGCTTAAAAGATGTACAGAAACATCTTCGTAAGGGTGAAACAGG ttTGGTTGTTTTTGCGGGAGATGTATATCCCATTGAAATTATGTGTCACTTACCAGTTGTATGTGAGGACAAAAATATTCCCTATTGCTTTACTCCATCGAGATTAGATATTGGTACAGCAATGGGTGTAAAGCGTGGCAGTCTTATGGTGCTGATAAAAGAACATCCagattataaagattt acttgattga
- the LOC126850550 gene encoding H/ACA ribonucleoprotein complex subunit 2-like protein isoform X1, whose translation MQEEISMEVDESIVKEENIDAPEISYEEKLQLVNAIAKPIAPKKLTKKIYKCIKKASKHKTYLRNGLKDVQKHLRKGETGLVVFAGDVYPIEIMCHLPVVCEDKNIPYCFTPSRLDIGTAMGVKRGSLMVLIKEHPDYKDLYDEVKNAMITLSTPL comes from the exons atGCAGGAGGAAATCAGTATGGAGGTTGATGAGAGTAtagtaaaagaagaaaacatcGATGCTCCAGAGATTAGCTATGAGGAAAAGCTACAGCTTGTGAATGCTATTGCCAAACCTATAGCACCTAAGAAACTAACCAAAAAGatctataaatgtataaagaaaG caTCCAAGCACAAGACATACCTGCGCAATGGCTTAAAAGATGTACAGAAACATCTTCGTAAGGGTGAAACAGG ttTGGTTGTTTTTGCGGGAGATGTATATCCCATTGAAATTATGTGTCACTTACCAGTTGTATGTGAGGACAAAAATATTCCCTATTGCTTTACTCCATCGAGATTAGATATTGGTACAGCAATGGGTGTAAAGCGTGGCAGTCTTATGGTGCTGATAAAAGAACATCCagattataaagatttgtaTGATGAAGTTAAAAATGCAATGATAACACTTTCCACACCTCTATAG
- the LOC126850514 gene encoding RING finger protein 37, with amino-acid sequence MLLNFCDPRLRPEIKCNTISTEGYEVTNLISDSCKGFLAYSCIKPPVHIDITFLCNIRINHILIWPSVGSQKSSGFQLYSRSTNDISTPYTLLSSGFLSPSDAGLLFYPNNIDPAKIDTPANFLKRYIKVSMQHLTMYAHVLRITVCKTEKSVPALGKIEIWGTVSPRCGKDVVASVYTLWTKQQSTFSLPITEYKTGTTSINITGNRQEDKAKFDVPESFLDPITWELMTQPITLPSGKVIDQTTLEKHGQNEAIWGRPLSDPFTGIVFNEHRKPIMATALKSRIDKFLLDHSNLNEIKSIPRLLGHDSTSAIAGDRRITQVPKCVLNKNLLKRTVKDAELDAHKQTMNGYSQQTKRYCHQLPAVVICSKQSSSNSGSKQVTKISSSSKLVHNNSHNHNRDDKSERLVMTDIDSSLDGNVKTLLSNIKRFSAPEKVELHNISSDCKCCNNSILYKLPCKHVICRKVLLSISVNSQCKSCGLFYKLSDIERIHDNILHR; translated from the exons atgcttttgaatttttgtgaTCCTCGCTTACGTccagaaataaaatgcaataccATCAGCACGGAAGGATACGAAGTTACCAATTTGATAAGCGATTCTTGCAAAGGATTTTTGGCATATTCCTGCATTAAACCACCAGTTCACATAGACATCACATTTCTTTGTAACATCaggataaatcatatattgatTTGGCCATCTGTTGGATCGCAAAAATCATCGGGCTTTCAACTTTATTCTAGAAGTACAAATGATATCAGCACTCCATATACCTTATTATCCAGTGGATTTTTGAGTCCTTCTGATGCTGGACTACTGTTTTATCCAAATAATATTGATCCTGCAAAAATTGACACACCAGCAAATTTCTTAAAACGTTATATTAAAGTCTCAATGCAACATTTGACTATGTATGCTCATGTTTTAAGAATAACAGTATGTAAAACAGAAAAGTCAGTACCAGCATTAggaaagattgaaatttggGGAACAGTGTCACCTCGTTGTGGGAAAGATGTTGTTGCAAGTGTGTACACTTTATGGACTAAACAGCAATCCACATTTTCATTACCCATAACTGAGTACAAAACTGGCACTACTTCTATAAATATCACTGGCAACAG ACAAGAGGATAAAGCAAAGTTTGACGTTCCTGAGAGTTTCCTAGATCCTATTACATGGGAGTTAATGACTCAGCCAATTACATTACCTAGTGGCAAAGTAATAGATCAGACGACATTAGAAAAGCATGGCCAAAATGAAGCTATATGGGGAAGACCATTATCGGATCCATTCACTGGCATTGTATTTAATGAACATCGTAAACCAATTATGGCAACTGCATTGAAGTCaagaattgataaatttctattagatCATAGTaatttgaatgaaataaaaagtataccAAGACTCTTAGGTCATGATTCAACTTCTGCTATAGCAGGAGATAGAAGGATAACTCAAGTACCAAAGTGTGTGTTAAACAAAAACTTGTTAAAGAGAACTGTCAAAGATGCTGAATTAGATGCACACAAACAAACGATGAATGGTTATTCACAGCAAACAAAGAGATATTGCCATCAACTGCCAGCAGTTGTTATATGTTCCAAACAATCTTCTTCCAATTCAGGATCAAAACAAGTgacaaaaatttcaagttcCTCTAAATTAGTTCATAATAATTCTCATAACCATAATAGGGATGATAAATCAGAAAGATTGGTAATGACTGACATTGACAGTTCCTTAGATGGCAATGTCAAAACTCTATTGTCAAACATCAAACGCTTTAGTGCACCAGAAAAAGTGGAGCTACATAATATATCTAGTGATTGTAAATGTTGTAATAATAGTATTCTTTATAAGCTTCCCTGTAAACATGTAATATGtagaaaagtattattatctatCAGTGTAAATAGTCAGTGTAAATCTTGTggacttttttataaattgagcGACATTGAACGAattcatgataatattttacatagatag